A stretch of the Vigna radiata var. radiata cultivar VC1973A chromosome 9, Vradiata_ver6, whole genome shotgun sequence genome encodes the following:
- the LOC106773555 gene encoding uncharacterized protein LOC106773555: protein MSAPMIIDPVVISAPETQSAASILVGQSEVEFAVCDCCGLTEECTPAYIERIRERYHGKWVCGLCAEAVKDEIVRSERLVCTEEAMAKHMNFCKKFKASGPPPNPTVHLISAMRQILRRSLDSPRVRSTPNSPTKTITEIHGSVLARSESCFPTLTEGLG, encoded by the coding sequence ATGTCTGCACCGATGATCATTGACCCTGTGGTGATATCGGCACCAGAAACTCAATCAGCAGCTAGCATACTAGTTGGACAAAGTGAAGTTGAATTTGCTGTGTGTGACTGTTGTGGACTAACAGAAGAGTGCACCCCAGCCTATATAGAAAGAATCAGGGAGAGGTACCATGGAAAATGGGTCTGTGGGTTGTGTGCTGAGGCTGTTAAGGATGAAATTGTGAGGTCTGAGAGGCTTGTCTGCACAGAAGAAGCAATGGCAAAGCATATGAACTTCTGCAAAAAGTTCAAGGCATCAGGGCCTCCTCCAAATCCAACAGTGCATTTGATATCTGCCATGAGACAAATTCTTAGAAGGAGTTTGGATTCTCCTAGAGTAAGGTCCACACCTAATAGTCCAACTAAGACTATCACAGAAATCCATGGTTCTGTGCTTGCAAGGTCTGAGAGCTGCTTCCCTACCCTCACTGAAGGATTGGGATGA